A genomic region of Homalodisca vitripennis isolate AUS2020 chromosome 5, UT_GWSS_2.1, whole genome shotgun sequence contains the following coding sequences:
- the LOC124363658 gene encoding putative gustatory receptor 28b, which yields MSDWDTQSVAEDDIAGDEPENVDGLLMEQTATATSTAAPAPVLPVKRIASSMPPPSLRKKPFKPGNMIKYPTGSNSKYPTRFESSLDRLENIAMMASLQETGTVTDDQYDRFAKHLVGLLPVSLARLPLRGEIARHSNLWLFYSAFLMVVIAVVLCGWVCEMFFNTEVPEQRRYTTTTSLIMAVSSALSTFLGALVCLSVALLRSSKKILLLERLREIDFQLHRNAPSHNTRVISYVALVYCCIMVIYDVIEHFNYISIYAISVAFKIVLICGLVELMELVLSVKDRFQLINQRVEELVMRSRMKQLLWTVALPCVEAFSNPRVMSLTIPGLNETHWSLCCIVYDINVVYGCQMVALMVFIFAHLVFYPYFLFLLFSMDYNKFLYAILIGNWILLYVGELYFLVWPCAQAVAELENFAQQLFHRDVEFSACGLFNLHTSIIVSVASAVTTYLAIIIQFQTSSVGENSTPKTTAVSVKVS from the exons ATGAGC GATTGGGACACTCAGAGTGTAGCCGAAGACGACATTGCAGGGGATGAACCGGAAAACGTAGATGGTTTGTTAATGGAGCAGACTGCAACCGCAACATCAACCGCAGCACCTGCGCCTGTTCTACCTGTAAAAAGGATTGCAAGTAGCATGCCACCACCCAGTCTTCGTAAAAAACCTTTCAAGCCAGGCAATATGATAAAGTATCCCACAGGCAGTAACTCAAAGTACCCGACCCGCTTTGAATCCTCCTTAGATAGGCTGGAAAACATAGCCATGATGGCATCGCTGCAGGAAACTGGAACTGTTACAGATGACCAGTATGACAGATTCGCTAAGCAC TTGGTAGGCCTGTTGCCGGTCTCCCTGGCCAGGTTACCCCTCAGAGGAGAGATCGCCCGACACTCTAACCTCTGGTTATTCTACTCTGCCTTTCTTATGGTTGTTATTGCGGTTGTCCTTTGTGGCTGGGTCTGCGAGATGTTCTTCAATACAGAG GTTCCAGAACAAAGACGCTACACGACGACGACTTCACTGATTATGGCGGTCTCCAGTGCTCTCTCGACGTTCCTGGGAGCCCTCGTGTGTCTTTCTGTAGCCTTGCTCAG GTCTTCCAAGAAGATTCTACTCCTGGAGCGACTGAGGGAAATAGATTTCCAACTCCATAGAAACGCTCCATCACACAACACACGAGTTATATCATATGTGGCTCTTGTATACTGCTGCATCATGGTCATCTATGATGTAATAGAACACTTCAATTACATATCGATATATGCTATATCTGTGGCCTTTAAg ATAGTGCTAATATGTGGGCTGGTAGAGCTGATGGAGTTGGTACTCAGTGTAAAGGACAGGTTCCAGCTAATCAATCAACGAGTGGAAGAATTGGTGATGAGGTCTCGGATGAAGCAACTCTTGTGGACTGTTGCACTCCCGTGTGTTGAGGCATTTTCTA ATCCTCGAGTGATGTCGCTGACTATACCAGGCCTCAATGAGACACACTGGAGTCTGTGCTGTATAGTCTATGATATAAACGTTGTCTACGGCTGTCAAATGGTGGCCCTGATGGTGTTCATATTCGCTCATCTTGTATTCTACCCGTACTTCTTATTCCTTCTCTTCTCTATGGACTATAACAAATTTCTCTATGCCATTCTTATTGGCAACTGGATATTGTTATATGTGGGCGAACTTTACTTCTTGGTGTGGCCTTGTGCACAGGCTGTTGCAGAG tTGGAAAACTTCGCCCAGCAACTGTTCCACAGAGACGTCGAGTTCTCCGCTTGTGGTCTGTTCAACCTTCACACATCCATCATTGTGTCT GTAGCCAGCGCGGTTACTACCTACTTAGCCATCATCATACAGTTCCAAACTTCTAGTGTTGGCGAGAACTCTACCCCTAAAACAACTGCTGTTAGTGTTAAAGTTTCTTAG